A stretch of DNA from Sebastes fasciatus isolate fSebFas1 chromosome 16, fSebFas1.pri, whole genome shotgun sequence:
GGCTCATTTTATGAATGCATTTTATGAACTGTAGATGATGTAATTATGAAGTTTGTGATTTGACTCATGTTTTGATTGTTGCAGTTTGTAGCCAGTAGTATAAAGATGTCGCCTCATAGTGAATTTACAACCAAAATGTTGCTTTTTATACAAGTTTACAAAAAAAGCTGACTATTCGgtaggggtggaaaaaaaataccactaatttgtgaggaaaatgtcttaataaataatgtctgacaatgacatctctgactacatacatgctaaaaattaaacatttttaccgtatcaatttagatatttttcaaattaaaagtccctaaagTGTATGATTGAAcgtttccccatggtctagtgttaaaaagttaacaaaaattgataatatcgaatcgcaatacatcaGGAggtaggtgaatcgtcccagccctacctTTCAGATGTCCGTGTTTCTGGTAATGTCAACACTGAATATTAGAATACTGATGATCACAATAAATTATATGATTTTAATATAATGTAGAAAACTCACTGGGCAGGTATCCTTTCTTGTTGGCATACCAAATGCCGAATACCAGCAAGGCCACCAACAGCAGAGCCACTATTACGCCAGCAACAATTCCTCCGGTGTTTTGGTCACCTTGGaagaaaacatcacattttaaaaGGTGAACATTTTTAGCTGAATTATAGTCAAACATCATTCTGTGGTAAAAACTGAAACTCTAAAACTGATGATCAAAGGGCGACTGAAAATGAAAGTTGTATTTTTAATGATGAGCATTACAGTTTCTATTGGCTCCTTCGATGCAGCCAAACCCGTTTACCatcctttaaaggtcacctattatgctcatttccaggttcatagatgtattttaatgttgcactagaacatgtttacatgctgcaatgttcaaaaaaacctttattcttctcatactgtcagGCTGAATATACCAGCTCAGAGCTCTGTTTGACAGACCCTGATTCAcagtctgtctcctcccactgctctgattggtcagcgttttctgtcaatcaaacgtcctcaacaacacagcgtcactctCTCCCTCTAACTCCCAGAGTTATGGTGTTTTAGttacagtaggagctgtctctgtgttaccatgactacagaccaccggagcttagtttaccggagctgaaagactttctcctgtaccatgtcaacataactgcaggtgggatgattacaaatgctgtgaataattaatattgtcatctgtctactcaaataaagtttgacggtgaaacagaaatgtgttgtgttgcttacagtcactatttactacctgtactcttctaaATGCATGACCtcaaatatgtataatatataaatatcagctgtttaaacagtgtaattacataaagcctttgtgaaagaacatgttatatctagatgatgggagtacatgaagcctgttctgctggttcttgcagactaacagtaggagctactttgctcatagTTCGGTTGAGAGTGACGCtgtgtggggcggggtcagccaACTGGACTTCTCTCTGGTaccaccaggaaacccttacatggcttgcaattctctaatgacatcagaagagaaggaaaagctgctcAGTGATTTTCCACACCCATTTCCAGataaacggagcaggagaatgTTGTGTATTCAGTTACTGTTTACCCACTAGAGGGCGCTGTAGATCACATGACATTGTACTGCATGTTTTGAAAGGAGaattgagagaagaagagaagcagtAAAGTTCAGAGTTAAGTCCATGCTAgtgtctcgctctctttctttgtttggATTACTTGGGCtacaacagagaaaaagagagaggatggtcttttatgatactgtggtgacttgtagacacactggggacatatattgatgtttaaaagacatggaaaagtgcattttgcataataggtgacctttaagtgttGGCATGCGGTACACTACACCGGCTGAAACTGGTTTACAGATTACCGTCTCTTGAATACGTGAACTCAGGCTAAAGCTTGCTTTTGACATGAAAGAGAAGAGTACTTACGGATATCCATTTGCATGGGTTGAGAGCGCTGAGGAGGACCAGCACCGTTGAAAGCCTCACAGTAGTACTGGCCGGAGTCAATCTTTTTTGTAGGGGCAAACTCCTGAAGAGACGGACAAggtatatttttaattttaaagccCATGAGGACCACAACTGTCACAGTGAAGATGGTGCAATGTAATAGGTTGTAACTGACCAGGTTGCCATTGTCTGTGTTCAGCGTGTAGGTTAAATTTTTGAAGGCAGCAACCTTGCTGGGATCAAGGGGCAGAAGGGTGCTGCCTTTGTACCATCTGTATTTGGACGGAGGTGAGCCTTCGGTGTCATGGCAGGTCAGCACGGCCGGCTTGCCCGTCGTCACCGAGGTGGGGACCCTAACTAAGGGCTTAGATGGAGGCACTGCGGGACATAACATTCAGCACATACACTTCAGACAAAGAAGAAGTTTACATCACAACATTATTGTTGTCATTTCATGTTAGGGATGTGAGTCTGGGTGGATTATAAATGGAAAGACGTGTCTGCAGAACGTAATTACAGAGGATCCTTACCCAGAACAGTCAGCTTCACTCTGACTTCCCCAAATTTGGCATTGCCAGACACCTCGCAGTCGTACACGCCATTATCCTTGCGGGTCACTTTGGTGAATCGCAGGTTATCATCGTACTTTGTCACTTTGCTGGCATATGGCGCTGCAGAAGAATGGCAGCATTACATACAGCATTCAGAGAGCACACACCTCCACTAAAGCTTCAGTTATACTTTCCACAAGGACAGTTCCGCTCCACCACCTGTCTCCCCAGTAAGATGCCTAATCCTGATCAGAGGCGCCGGATTCATTTCACAAGTGAGGTTGGAAAatagagtgagtgtgtgtgcgacactgtacatttaatgacatgagAATtttaccactaatttcttcagcTGATCTACTCTGTagcgcatctctctctctctgtcgctctACCACACTCGCAACGCACACATTACATTACGCTACTCTAATACCAACGTAATATGTAAATGTGGACTGCACTTAAACCAGGCcttggccattttcacatgCGAGCATCAAAGCTTGACGTGGCATTTTACACATTGTTTTCTTCATCTAATCTCATTCGCAATGTGGGACAATggtgtaaagtgtgtgtgtatctgcacCTTTATTTCTGTTATAATCATTTACACAATGTGTTAAGAAATTACAAATGTGTAGGCCTATGGGAACTGACAAAATGCTTAAAATGTAGTTATTATTGCTGCGCCAAAAGGTTCCTTTTGAATTTTCCTTtgaatttgtaatttgtaatagCAAAAATGTTTGGAAACTTTTCAGTCTGAATCTGCATCACAGACTTGACAGGAGATCATCAGCAAGTGacttattgacatttaaaatctgCTACTGCCATCAATTTTTGCAGGATCACTTGTAGCTGATATGCACGTGTCACCTAATTCTGCAATTGCAAAATGCATTTAGGAGTTATATATCATATCATGTAATGTCGTACAGTATAGGCCACAAGAACATCACTTataagatataaaaaaagaataccTTTAGTGTTTTGATCAATAATtcaaaatatgtatataaatatgcatatgCAATGCCTACATGGATAGATACTGTGTTGGCCAAGGAAGGAATTCAGGAGACACCTCACAGCTCAGGAGTTATgagcaaagtaaagtaaaatgcTATATAAATGGTGACGCTGCTGCTGGTGCCGAGTTACTAACGCTGATCAGTTCTTTCTTAGTCTGTCTCACCAGAGCCTGCCTTTTTCCCCTTACACTATCTCTGCTATCTAATTTACACAAGGGCATTATCGCTGCATCCTGTGCTTAGCGCCGCCCAAGTCGactgtgattggtttaaagacaCACTAACAAGCCAGAGCGTTTTCCCCCTATAACAGAACGATGCgtggagccagacctttctttagcGCTGACACACTGCTGTCTCGCAGACCAATTCTTTCTAGACACAACTTTTCACCAAATTTCATTAAAATCTTTTCAAGTAGTTTTTGAGACATCATTCTAActaagagagagacagacaaacaaacagaactaacaaaaacaaaaaacttccTTTGTGGGAATAAACTGACATTTGAAAACATgctacaaaaagacacaaacaaagAATCTGTGAATCTACTTACTTGTTAGTTTCCCACCATAAAACACATACGCCAATGATCCTTTTGCGTCCTTAAATTTCCACTCGACTCTGGCGGGTGAACCGAAGTCAGCTGAATACGAGCATGTGAGGTCGGCCCCTGAAATTACAGAGTTAACATTCAATCCAAAATAAACACATGACTACACTGTGAAGGTTTTCACCTAAATcatgaaattaaaaatgaattattacaaaaaatacaattctgAAATTACCCATCCATCTTgtgcatttacacatttactGCATGATGTTGAAGATTAAACTCTCTTAGGTCGCTTTCGTCACGTtaaaactgaacaaaaaaaaaaaggatgcaaGAAACAATACAGCATAACCAGAGAAAATCCAACCAGTGAcacgaaaaaaaacaactaaaattacCCAATTTATACACAGAGGTGTTCAAAAACATTCATGCTGTAGTTGTACTATATCTATCTTAAAACTCTAGTGTTTCACAGgttataaataaatcatatgaaTGCTGCCTTGCGAGTGGGGTTGGGCGGTATGACGGCAGAAACGTGTCCACCAGTAGAAATGATCACGTGATCTCGTAACATTGCGTGATCTGTGGGAATCCAGCTGCCTGGCAAGGTAACGTTATTTGGGCagtcatggaggaggagagtgaagtTGTaaatacagagcaggaggaggaggcatcCTAACCAACCCAAGATGAGGAAGAACTCTGGATTCATGATTACCAAACATTTGCACACTGTAGTTTACTTTGAAAGTGTTTTGTCAGCTTTTTTAATTGAAAGATGAGTCAAGTCTTTTCTTTTGGTACACTCTAAAATACAAATTAGTGTACTTTTTATATTGCACTGACTGAAGTCAGGCTGCTATTTATTTGCACCTGTTAACCCTAAAACCTGTAACACTTTAAAATTGTTGTTCTCAGGAACCTTAAAACTTCCATTTTGAATTTTTGGCtgatgagcccgtccagcgcgacgcaTCCGGCTCACGAAACGTGGACCAAGCTGTGTAACTAGGCGaactagttctaaaatgaaacgagattcagggctttcaggtgcattccacgataAAGTATGTCACCGCTTGAActgccagttgagtggagcagcgtgtGCCCTAGTGTCCTCACCGGACCTTAGTGGATGTAGCGCTGGATTAAACATTAAAGACATGACCACTGAATGtttgtataacaatttagccacaagaTCCCAGACTGACCAGCCAATCACACGGtgttgaccgagtcttgttttacTGTTTTGAGTCTTTGTATTTAACTCAAGTGTCGTCTCATGTGAGGCAGTtccaaataaaagaagaaattacTGTATCATAATATCAAATGACATATagcgtgatagaagattttggccttATCACCCACCCCTACTTGCAAGTTACAAAGTACCAACGGAGCCCATATATGTGCCGTAGCTGGGCTGTAGCTATTCTTTGCGGCTATGGCTACGATTTTGAAAGCATAAAGCCTGTTGGGGGAAAAAGCTCAGTTATATGCTCCTTTTTTTAGTAACACACATCTAGCAAAGCCACTTCCACTGCAAACCTTCCCTCTCTATCACAGGGAGAATAAAAGACAGTGAGCAGGATAACTGCACAGCGACAGTCTCCTATTGAGTAACGAGACAAAGCCAACCTTCCCACCGTCGCTCTTTAGAACAGAGTGAATGAAAGAGTGGAAACACAGTTACTTTTGGGATACATAATTAAGACGTACAATGTATGCTCCTCTACATTCAAATCATTTTTGATTGTCAGGACTCACCATCACCCTCTTTCACCTGCACATCTTTGTTGCTGGAAGTGACTGTGAAGCCATCGACACCTGGACACACAgagattaaaagaaaacacGTAATTACACTTTTTGAAGTTACATAACATGCTAAAACACATCCCTGTAGTTTGCATTGGTGAACAGATATTAGACTAGACAAACATAATGTGCATACATGACCAGTTTAACACATTGAAAGGTTAGCTGCTTTACTGATTCAGTCATTATCTGAGCTTTAAGGATGTACCGTTGCCTCTGTACAGACTTGCGTGACAGACGGCCGTcaccacaatttaaaaaaaaagggtgcCGAGTCTAAATTCTCACTTCCTTTAAGTGCAGCTATGTCCTGATGATGTGATTATTAAGTCAGTGACTGCATAGTCTCCTCTgtgggtgcagcagcagcacccatCCAAAGTCATGCTGTAGTTACTGCGCTCtcttttaacattgtaaaatcaaCCATGTAGGAAAATATATATCATTTGTGAAATGACTTTAGATTAAAGATGTATGAGTATTCCACAAGCGGAAAACCTGAGTTTTCAAGTGGAACTGAAGTCTTGGGAGGATGAACAGCTGGAAGCTTGTGTTTTTGATCTCCCTCACATGAGGTTAAGGCCGGGTGAGAGGGAAGATAAAAGCACCCCGTGTTGTAATATTCAtaaagatgaacacaagaaGCTGCAGCAGACACAAAGACTGATTCAGTTTGAATGGAGATTAGCATCAgttctaaacttttttttatcagaaaataACATCTGAGATCACAGCTCTTTTTTCTACGAAAAATAgtgtaaaaattctctgattccagcttcttaaatgtgaatattttctggtttctgtaCTCCTCTAtgagagtaaactgaatatatttgagttgtggacaaaacaagacatttgaggacgtcatctcgggctttgggaaacaccgactgacattttccaccattttataaaccaaactaatcgattaatcagaaaaataatctgcagattaatcaacaatgaaaataaacgtTAGTTGCACCCATAATTTACTAATTTCTTCTTCCatcacagtaaactgaatgtctgaATGAATAACAACTGAATTGTAAATTAAGCAATTTTTGAATGAGTTAATTTgccagggagaacatgcaacaGACAGTTTTTATGAATTTCTGACACTTTATAAACTAAACAATTAAacgattaattgaaaaaataatggGCGGATTAATGAATATTAAAATTATAGTGAGCAGCGGCCCTGCAAACCACATTTGATAACAATCTAAATGTTCTACGGCTGCACAACTAATCAATTTTATTAAAATCGCAACTTGGCCAATCGCAggaggtgaaatgtgtgttaaaatactatttaaattaaatattgtggtattGCAGGGATGTTCTGGCTTACACATTATATTTTAgtgattttaatatg
This window harbors:
- the f11r.1 gene encoding F11 receptor, tandem duplicate 1 isoform X1, encoding MVVSRLVSVALFLLAATGVDGFTVTSSNKDVQVKEGDGADLTCSYSADFGSPARVEWKFKDAKGSLAYVFYGGKLTTPYASKVTKYDDNLRFTKVTRKDNGVYDCEVSGNAKFGEVRVKLTVLVPPSKPLVRVPTSVTTGKPAVLTCHDTEGSPPSKYRWYKGSTLLPLDPSKVAAFKNLTYTLNTDNGNLEFAPTKKIDSGQYYCEAFNGAGPPQRSQPMQMDIRDQNTGGIVAGVIVALLLVALLVFGIWYANKKGYLPTNQSPPWSTSPHPCMVVMMRMGNSNRSHHSWYSLQQRQEDHLGFKRLSECDFPDLFSDVFLFICSFYRPV
- the f11r.1 gene encoding F11 receptor, tandem duplicate 1 isoform X2, producing the protein MVVSRLVSVALFLLAATGVDGFTVTSSNKDVQVKEGDGADLTCSYSADFGSPARVEWKFKDAKGSLAYVFYGGKLTTPYASKVTKYDDNLRFTKVTRKDNGVYDCEVSGNAKFGEVRVKLTVLVPPSKPLVRVPTSVTTGKPAVLTCHDTEGSPPSKYRWYKGSTLLPLDPSKVAAFKNLTYTLNTDNGNLEFAPTKKIDSGQYYCEAFNGAGPPQRSQPMQMDIRDQNTGGIVAGVIVALLLVALLVFGIWYANKKGYLPKKTESKPKPTVVYQPTSLYGGDDEDGEFKQKSSFVV